A window of Halichoerus grypus chromosome 12, mHalGry1.hap1.1, whole genome shotgun sequence contains these coding sequences:
- the KRABD3 gene encoding protein KRBA1 isoform X7: MLDARTDDGWMMTDGRVPRENTSASWPPGGTPRGTPRGSFLRSSAKQVSVAFQDLAVRFSEEEWQLLGEGQRMLYRDVMRENYETLRSLGTDELLPLSAFLSPTEPGGATEGRSYAGEGQEPPRGGGPLGGAPPHSLHLTALVQLVKEIPEFLFGEVSPESERGSGAVSLDGERGSPKAAVTVETCPLQGLLGCLPNTPTGWPHLATTSSSGSSSSSLPGAGGQGSPVTIKTPDKPRPTEKEGPEAPGGEPSPPTYSPSRKKGHGRQERGTLGTGAVGISPGSSPLQGLINCLKEILVPGSQHPEVSRGLLPPVPGQGTSQLTGAELGPESPPWAVKTEAASGACPLQGLLNCLKEIPEAQHRRPSPSGVGDPPLQEDPGACQRNSGGPRPLQTPPPGPGPGAGSVLSVVKMEDSWAQSPPVPASCQLRKWTHSPSAASSQGGDGETRGARVPSWGPIAQAGSPSSSPLEALEACLKGIPLSGSLPPQPPATSGFQSPQPGDPGSQRPELQPCRSHGEEVTGGPLLALSLQGCVRGSPALPSGPHSTPPSFSSSSSTDGDLDFQSPGGSQGRPPGKGSPVGSSPLQGLENCLREIPMLRPQSASSWSSAGDRGSQRVEPKNWTADKEGLRGGACEPAHLGQSPGEAPTRSFRLASPQALTSSSVPICYQRGLKDHGATRPGPWRWLQDGAATKPSPLHCLENSLKGILPGRPLRFACLAGPSPSPSPSPSSSFSSSEGDELWQLLPQERDRLPGCKAPGPLSPRPGGAPTGSSPGEGPGRAEPADHCRLSAGKAEEKTGGRSQLPWRDVYSETPGRPGPLGSAGGGAAGNPCLAPQPEKRPGPGPCQPLGSAPGPLSWKPRVSEESRGPGSGNGRPSVAGQRICLAQRPITWICLIVSSWLDSSSTF, from the exons atgttggatGCAAGaacagatgatggatggatgatgacgGATGGACGCGTACCTCGGGAAAACACATCCGCAAGCTGGCCACCAGGCGGGACCCCGCGCGGAACCCCTCGCGGCAGCTTCCTGAGGTCTTCAGcgaagcag GTGTCCGTGGCCTTCCAGGACCTGGCCGTGAGGTTCTCCGAGGAGGAGTGGCAgctgctgggggaagggcagaggatgCTCTACCGCGACGTGATGCGGGAGAACTACGAGACGCTGCGCTCCCTGG ggACAGATGAGCTGCTCCCCCTCTCTGCTTTCCTGTCTCCTACGGAGCCTGGAGGAGCCACGGAAGGCAGGAGCTACGCTGGTGAGGGGCAGGAGCCTCCTAGGGGAGGAGGCCCCCTGG GAGGCGCGCCCCCTCACAGCCTGCACCTCACTGCCCTGGTGCAGCTGGTCAAGGAGATTCCGGAGTTCCTGTTTGGGGAGGTCAGCCCGGAGAGTGAGCGTGGGAGCGGGGCAGTCAGCCTGGACGGGGAGCGGGGGAGCCCCAAGG CAGCTGTGACTGTGGAGACTTGCCCTCTCCAAGGCCTGCTCGGCTGCCTTCCAAACACGCCTACTGGCTGGCCCCACCTGGCCACCACATCTAGCAGCGGCTCATCGTCCAGCAGCCTGCCTGGAGCCGGGGGCCAGGGGAGCCCTGTCACCATCA AAACTCCTGACAAACCAAGACCTACAGAGAAGGAAGGCCCAGAAGCCCCAGGTGGGGAGCCCAGCCCTCCTACCTACAGCCCCAGCAGGAAGAAGGGCCACggaagacaggagagagggacCCTGGGGACAG GTGCTGTAGGAATCTCTCCTGGGAGCAGCCCCTTGCAAGGCCTTATCAACTGCCTGAAGGAAATCCTTGTgcctggatcccagcaccctgaggtGTCCCGAGGCTTGCTGCCTCCTGTCCCCGGCCAGGGCACCTCTCAGCTAACCGGAGCAGAGCTGGGGCCCGAGAGCCCACCCTGGGCAG TGAAGACAGAGGCAGCTTCCGGGGCTTGTCCCCTCCAGGGTCTGttgaactgtctgaaggagatcCCGGAGGCCCAGCACAGGCGTCCCAGCCCCTCAGGAGTAGGGGACCCACCACTACAGGAGGACCCAGGGGCCTGCCAAAGGAATTCTGGAG GGCCCAGACCCCTGCAGACCCCTCCTCCCGGGCCTGGTCCAGGAGCTGGCAGCGTGCTCTCTGTGGTGAAGATGGAGGACAGCTGGGCCCAGAGCCCCCCCGTGCCTGCGTCCTGTCAGCTCCGCAAGTGGACGCACAGCCCCTCTGCCGCCAGCAGCCAGGGGGGCGATGGAGAGACCAGAGGGGCCCGAGTGCCCAGCTGGGGTCCCATAGCTCAAG CTGGCAGTCCCTCGAGCTCGCCCCTGGAAGCCCTGGAGGCCTGTCTGAAGGGCATTCCCCTGAGTGGGTCGTTACCTCCCCAGCCGCCGGCCACCTCTGGATTCCAGAGCCCTCAGCCAGGAGACCCCGGGTCTCAGAGGCCCGAGCTGCAGCCCTGCAGATCACATGGTGAAG AGGTGACTGGGGGGCCTCTTCTGGCTCTGAGTCTGCAGGGCTGTGTGAGaggcagccctgccctcccctcaggTCCCCACAGCACCCCTCCCAGCTTCTCCTCATCCAGCAGCACCGATGGGGACCTGGATTTCCAGAGCCCTGGGGGCAGCCAGGGGCGTCCGCCTGGAAAAG GAAGCCCAGTGGGAAGCTCCCCGCTCCAGGGCCTGGAGAACTGTCTCAGAGAGATACCTATGCTCAGGCCGCAGTCAGCCTCGTCCTGGTCCTCAGCAGGGGACAGGGGGTCCCAGAGAGTGGAGCCCAAGAATTGGACTGCAGACAAGGAAG GACTGAGAGGCGGGGCCTGTGAGCCAGCTCATCTGGGACAGAGTCCGGGGGAAGCACCCACCAGGAGCTTCCGGCTGGCCAGCCCCCAGGCGCTCACCTCCAGCAGCGTCCCCATCTGCTACCAGCGAGGGCTCAAAGACCATGGGGCCACCAGGCCGGGGCCGTGGAGGTGGCTCCAAGATG GCGCAGCCACGAAGCCCTCCCCACTCCACTGTCTGGAGAACTCTCTGAAGGGGATCTTGCCTGGGAGGCCCCTGCGCTTCGCCTGCTTggcaggccccagccccagccccagccccagccccagctccagcttcAGCAGCTCAGAAGGAGACGAGCTCTGGCAGCTGCTCCCTCAGG AGAGGGACCGTCTTCCTGGCTGCAAGGCTCCTGGCCCTCTGTCCCCGCGCCCAGGCGGCGCCCCCACCGGTAGCAGCCCTGGTGAAGGCCCAGGGAGAGCAGAGCCCGCGGACCACTGCAGGCTCAGTGCAG gaaaagcagaagagaagacAGGGGGCAGGTCCCAGTTGCCCTGGAGAGACGTGTACTCAGAAACCCCGGGCCGGCCTGGCCCCCTGGGCAGTGCTGGAGGAG GGGCAGCTGGGAACCCCTGCCTTGCTCCTCAGCCAGAGAAGAGGCCTGGTCCGGGGCCCTGCCAGCCTCTTGGATCAGCCCCTGGGCCCCTGTCCTGGAAGCCCAGGGTCAGTGAAGAATCCAGGGGCCCAGGGTCTGGAAATGGAAGACCAAGTGTTGCAG
- the KRABD3 gene encoding protein KRBA1 isoform X4, which produces MARQVSVAFQDLAVRFSEEEWQLLGEGQRMLYRDVMRENYETLRSLGTDELLPLSAFLSPTEPGGATEGRSYAGEGQEPPRGGGPLGGAPPHSLHLTALVQLVKEIPEFLFGEVSPESERGSGAVSLDGERGSPKAAVTVETCPLQGLLGCLPNTPTGWPHLATTSSSGSSSSSLPGAGGQGSPVTIKTPDKPRPTEKEGPEAPGGEPSPPTYSPSRKKGHGRQERGTLGTGAVGISPGSSPLQGLINCLKEILVPGSQHPEVSRGLLPPVPGQGTSQLTGAELGPESPPWAVKTEAASGACPLQGLLNCLKEIPEAQHRRPSPSGVGDPPLQEDPGACQRNSGGPRPLQTPPPGPGPGAGSVLSVVKMEDSWAQSPPVPASCQLRKWTHSPSAASSQGGDGETRGARVPSWGPIAQAGSPSSSPLEALEACLKGIPLSGSLPPQPPATSGFQSPQPGDPGSQRPELQPCRSHGEEVTGGPLLALSLQGCVRGSPALPSGPHSTPPSFSSSSSTDGDLDFQSPGGSQGRPPGKGSPVGSSPLQGLENCLREIPMLRPQSASSWSSAGDRGSQRVEPKNWTADKEGLRGGACEPAHLGQSPGEAPTRSFRLASPQALTSSSVPICYQRGLKDHGATRPGPWRWLQDGAATKPSPLHCLENSLKGILPGRPLRFACLAGPSPSPSPSPSSSFSSSEGDELWQLLPQERDRLPGCKAPGPLSPRPGGAPTGSSPGEGPGRAEPADHCRLSAGKAEEKTGGRSQLPWRDVYSETPGRPGPLGSAGGGAAGNPCLAPQPEKRPGPGPCQPLGSAPGPLSWKPRVSEESRGPGSGNGRPSVAAGTPGKPLPRGLPEPPPAAAIRPALPQAPPQPCPCGSSVQPELRSLGAALSEKLDRLAAALAGLSQEVATMRTQVDRLGRRPRGPGPKCQASWPWAPSRGPRWANGPAHRHLPYWRQKGPTRPKPKILRGQAEGGRAGDALGLSCRRFRPVSQLPPDAPTAEPSGPNSSPSQQPLSARSCRAVVPVHASLGHTGGHRSPPTPSVPTALPPQMASAARVDAEPQFAAAVPPGAGSQPKDPNSLMAGGQGALEEQLWCGEHRVPRWGAPNHLLHQLSPAEAVPSLATSPRGCPAPSPCSSRTFPPSGL; this is translated from the exons ATGGCGCGCCAG GTGTCCGTGGCCTTCCAGGACCTGGCCGTGAGGTTCTCCGAGGAGGAGTGGCAgctgctgggggaagggcagaggatgCTCTACCGCGACGTGATGCGGGAGAACTACGAGACGCTGCGCTCCCTGG ggACAGATGAGCTGCTCCCCCTCTCTGCTTTCCTGTCTCCTACGGAGCCTGGAGGAGCCACGGAAGGCAGGAGCTACGCTGGTGAGGGGCAGGAGCCTCCTAGGGGAGGAGGCCCCCTGG GAGGCGCGCCCCCTCACAGCCTGCACCTCACTGCCCTGGTGCAGCTGGTCAAGGAGATTCCGGAGTTCCTGTTTGGGGAGGTCAGCCCGGAGAGTGAGCGTGGGAGCGGGGCAGTCAGCCTGGACGGGGAGCGGGGGAGCCCCAAGG CAGCTGTGACTGTGGAGACTTGCCCTCTCCAAGGCCTGCTCGGCTGCCTTCCAAACACGCCTACTGGCTGGCCCCACCTGGCCACCACATCTAGCAGCGGCTCATCGTCCAGCAGCCTGCCTGGAGCCGGGGGCCAGGGGAGCCCTGTCACCATCA AAACTCCTGACAAACCAAGACCTACAGAGAAGGAAGGCCCAGAAGCCCCAGGTGGGGAGCCCAGCCCTCCTACCTACAGCCCCAGCAGGAAGAAGGGCCACggaagacaggagagagggacCCTGGGGACAG GTGCTGTAGGAATCTCTCCTGGGAGCAGCCCCTTGCAAGGCCTTATCAACTGCCTGAAGGAAATCCTTGTgcctggatcccagcaccctgaggtGTCCCGAGGCTTGCTGCCTCCTGTCCCCGGCCAGGGCACCTCTCAGCTAACCGGAGCAGAGCTGGGGCCCGAGAGCCCACCCTGGGCAG TGAAGACAGAGGCAGCTTCCGGGGCTTGTCCCCTCCAGGGTCTGttgaactgtctgaaggagatcCCGGAGGCCCAGCACAGGCGTCCCAGCCCCTCAGGAGTAGGGGACCCACCACTACAGGAGGACCCAGGGGCCTGCCAAAGGAATTCTGGAG GGCCCAGACCCCTGCAGACCCCTCCTCCCGGGCCTGGTCCAGGAGCTGGCAGCGTGCTCTCTGTGGTGAAGATGGAGGACAGCTGGGCCCAGAGCCCCCCCGTGCCTGCGTCCTGTCAGCTCCGCAAGTGGACGCACAGCCCCTCTGCCGCCAGCAGCCAGGGGGGCGATGGAGAGACCAGAGGGGCCCGAGTGCCCAGCTGGGGTCCCATAGCTCAAG CTGGCAGTCCCTCGAGCTCGCCCCTGGAAGCCCTGGAGGCCTGTCTGAAGGGCATTCCCCTGAGTGGGTCGTTACCTCCCCAGCCGCCGGCCACCTCTGGATTCCAGAGCCCTCAGCCAGGAGACCCCGGGTCTCAGAGGCCCGAGCTGCAGCCCTGCAGATCACATGGTGAAG AGGTGACTGGGGGGCCTCTTCTGGCTCTGAGTCTGCAGGGCTGTGTGAGaggcagccctgccctcccctcaggTCCCCACAGCACCCCTCCCAGCTTCTCCTCATCCAGCAGCACCGATGGGGACCTGGATTTCCAGAGCCCTGGGGGCAGCCAGGGGCGTCCGCCTGGAAAAG GAAGCCCAGTGGGAAGCTCCCCGCTCCAGGGCCTGGAGAACTGTCTCAGAGAGATACCTATGCTCAGGCCGCAGTCAGCCTCGTCCTGGTCCTCAGCAGGGGACAGGGGGTCCCAGAGAGTGGAGCCCAAGAATTGGACTGCAGACAAGGAAG GACTGAGAGGCGGGGCCTGTGAGCCAGCTCATCTGGGACAGAGTCCGGGGGAAGCACCCACCAGGAGCTTCCGGCTGGCCAGCCCCCAGGCGCTCACCTCCAGCAGCGTCCCCATCTGCTACCAGCGAGGGCTCAAAGACCATGGGGCCACCAGGCCGGGGCCGTGGAGGTGGCTCCAAGATG GCGCAGCCACGAAGCCCTCCCCACTCCACTGTCTGGAGAACTCTCTGAAGGGGATCTTGCCTGGGAGGCCCCTGCGCTTCGCCTGCTTggcaggccccagccccagccccagccccagccccagctccagcttcAGCAGCTCAGAAGGAGACGAGCTCTGGCAGCTGCTCCCTCAGG AGAGGGACCGTCTTCCTGGCTGCAAGGCTCCTGGCCCTCTGTCCCCGCGCCCAGGCGGCGCCCCCACCGGTAGCAGCCCTGGTGAAGGCCCAGGGAGAGCAGAGCCCGCGGACCACTGCAGGCTCAGTGCAG gaaaagcagaagagaagacAGGGGGCAGGTCCCAGTTGCCCTGGAGAGACGTGTACTCAGAAACCCCGGGCCGGCCTGGCCCCCTGGGCAGTGCTGGAGGAG GGGCAGCTGGGAACCCCTGCCTTGCTCCTCAGCCAGAGAAGAGGCCTGGTCCGGGGCCCTGCCAGCCTCTTGGATCAGCCCCTGGGCCCCTGTCCTGGAAGCCCAGGGTCAGTGAAGAATCCAGGGGCCCAGGGTCTGGAAATGGAAGACCAAGTGTTGCAG CTGGGACCCCTGGGAAGCCACTTCCCAGAGGCCTGCCTGAGCCGCCCCCTGCAGCTGCCATCCGTCCGGCTTTGCCGCAAGCGCCCCCCCAGCCGTGCCCCTGCGGAAGCTCTGTGCAGCCCGAGCTCCGCAGCCTTGGCGCCGCCCTCTCGGAGAAGCTGGATCGGCTCGCCGCGGCCCTGGCAGGCCTGTCTCAGGAAGTAGCCACCATGAGGACCCAGGTGGATCGGCTAGGGAGGCGCCCTCGGGGCCCTGGGCCAAAGTGCCAGGCTTCCTGGCCGTGGGCCCCCTCCCGGGGACCTCGCTGGGCCAATGGCCCTGCTCACAGACACCTCCCCTACTGGAGACAGAAGGGCCCCACCAGGCCGAAACCAAAGATCCTGCGTGGTCAGGCGGAAGGCGGCAGGGCTGGTGACGCCTTAGGCCTCTCCTGCCGAAGGTTCCGCCCGGTATCTCAGCTGCCTCCAGATGCCCCCACGGCAGAACCTTCTGGGCCCAACTCCAGCCCTTCCCAGCAGCCGCTCTCAGCACGCAGCTGCCGCGCCGTGGTGCCTGTGCATGCTTCCCTTGGACACACTGGGGGTCACCGgagtccccccaccccttcagTGCCTACTGCCTTACCCCCGCAGATGGCTTCTGCGGCCAGGGTAGATGCAGAGCCGCAGTTCGCAGCCGCGGTGCCGCCTGGGGCCGGCAGCCAGCCCAAGGATCCAAACAGCCTGATGGCGGGGGGCCAGGGAGCCCTTGAGGAGCAGCTGTGGTGTGGGGAACACAGGGTGCCGAGGTGGGGGGCCCCTAACCACCTTCTTCATCAGCTCAGTCCTGCTGAAGCTGTCCCGAGCCTGGCCACTTCTCCTAGGGGCTGTCCCGCGCCCTCACCCTGCTCCAGCCGAACCTTCCCCCCTTCCGGGCTGTGA
- the KRABD3 gene encoding protein KRBA1 isoform X5 produces the protein MLYRDVMRENYETLRSLGTDELLPLSAFLSPTEPGGATEGRSYAGEGQEPPRGGGPLGGAPPHSLHLTALVQLVKEIPEFLFGEVSPESERGSGAVSLDGERGSPKAAVTVETCPLQGLLGCLPNTPTGWPHLATTSSSGSSSSSLPGAGGQGSPVTIKTPDKPRPTEKEGPEAPGGEPSPPTYSPSRKKGHGRQERGTLGTGAVGISPGSSPLQGLINCLKEILVPGSQHPEVSRGLLPPVPGQGTSQLTGAELGPESPPWAVKTEAASGACPLQGLLNCLKEIPEAQHRRPSPSGVGDPPLQEDPGACQRNSGGPRPLQTPPPGPGPGAGSVLSVVKMEDSWAQSPPVPASCQLRKWTHSPSAASSQGGDGETRGARVPSWGPIAQAGSPSSSPLEALEACLKGIPLSGSLPPQPPATSGFQSPQPGDPGSQRPELQPCRSHGEEVTGGPLLALSLQGCVRGSPALPSGPHSTPPSFSSSSSTDGDLDFQSPGGSQGRPPGKGSPVGSSPLQGLENCLREIPMLRPQSASSWSSAGDRGSQRVEPKNWTADKEGLRGGACEPAHLGQSPGEAPTRSFRLASPQALTSSSVPICYQRGLKDHGATRPGPWRWLQDGAATKPSPLHCLENSLKGILPGRPLRFACLAGPSPSPSPSPSSSFSSSEGDELWQLLPQERDRLPGCKAPGPLSPRPGGAPTGSSPGEGPGRAEPADHCRLSAGKAEEKTGGRSQLPWRDVYSETPGRPGPLGSAGGGAAGNPCLAPQPEKRPGPGPCQPLGSAPGPLSWKPRVSEESRGPGSGNGRPSVAAGTPGKPLPRGLPEPPPAAAIRPALPQAPPQPCPCGSSVQPELRSLGAALSEKLDRLAAALAGLSQEVATMRTQVDRLGRRPRGPGPKCQASWPWAPSRGPRWANGPAHRHLPYWRQKGPTRPKPKILRGQAEGGRAGDALGLSCRRFRPVSQLPPDAPTAEPSGPNSSPSQQPLSARSCRAVVPVHASLGHTGGHRSPPTPSVPTALPPQMASAARVDAEPQFAAAVPPGAGSQPKDPNSLMAGGQGALEEQLWCGEHRVPRWGAPNHLLHQLSPAEAVPSLATSPRGCPAPSPCSSRTFPPSGL, from the exons atgCTCTACCGCGACGTGATGCGGGAGAACTACGAGACGCTGCGCTCCCTGG ggACAGATGAGCTGCTCCCCCTCTCTGCTTTCCTGTCTCCTACGGAGCCTGGAGGAGCCACGGAAGGCAGGAGCTACGCTGGTGAGGGGCAGGAGCCTCCTAGGGGAGGAGGCCCCCTGG GAGGCGCGCCCCCTCACAGCCTGCACCTCACTGCCCTGGTGCAGCTGGTCAAGGAGATTCCGGAGTTCCTGTTTGGGGAGGTCAGCCCGGAGAGTGAGCGTGGGAGCGGGGCAGTCAGCCTGGACGGGGAGCGGGGGAGCCCCAAGG CAGCTGTGACTGTGGAGACTTGCCCTCTCCAAGGCCTGCTCGGCTGCCTTCCAAACACGCCTACTGGCTGGCCCCACCTGGCCACCACATCTAGCAGCGGCTCATCGTCCAGCAGCCTGCCTGGAGCCGGGGGCCAGGGGAGCCCTGTCACCATCA AAACTCCTGACAAACCAAGACCTACAGAGAAGGAAGGCCCAGAAGCCCCAGGTGGGGAGCCCAGCCCTCCTACCTACAGCCCCAGCAGGAAGAAGGGCCACggaagacaggagagagggacCCTGGGGACAG GTGCTGTAGGAATCTCTCCTGGGAGCAGCCCCTTGCAAGGCCTTATCAACTGCCTGAAGGAAATCCTTGTgcctggatcccagcaccctgaggtGTCCCGAGGCTTGCTGCCTCCTGTCCCCGGCCAGGGCACCTCTCAGCTAACCGGAGCAGAGCTGGGGCCCGAGAGCCCACCCTGGGCAG TGAAGACAGAGGCAGCTTCCGGGGCTTGTCCCCTCCAGGGTCTGttgaactgtctgaaggagatcCCGGAGGCCCAGCACAGGCGTCCCAGCCCCTCAGGAGTAGGGGACCCACCACTACAGGAGGACCCAGGGGCCTGCCAAAGGAATTCTGGAG GGCCCAGACCCCTGCAGACCCCTCCTCCCGGGCCTGGTCCAGGAGCTGGCAGCGTGCTCTCTGTGGTGAAGATGGAGGACAGCTGGGCCCAGAGCCCCCCCGTGCCTGCGTCCTGTCAGCTCCGCAAGTGGACGCACAGCCCCTCTGCCGCCAGCAGCCAGGGGGGCGATGGAGAGACCAGAGGGGCCCGAGTGCCCAGCTGGGGTCCCATAGCTCAAG CTGGCAGTCCCTCGAGCTCGCCCCTGGAAGCCCTGGAGGCCTGTCTGAAGGGCATTCCCCTGAGTGGGTCGTTACCTCCCCAGCCGCCGGCCACCTCTGGATTCCAGAGCCCTCAGCCAGGAGACCCCGGGTCTCAGAGGCCCGAGCTGCAGCCCTGCAGATCACATGGTGAAG AGGTGACTGGGGGGCCTCTTCTGGCTCTGAGTCTGCAGGGCTGTGTGAGaggcagccctgccctcccctcaggTCCCCACAGCACCCCTCCCAGCTTCTCCTCATCCAGCAGCACCGATGGGGACCTGGATTTCCAGAGCCCTGGGGGCAGCCAGGGGCGTCCGCCTGGAAAAG GAAGCCCAGTGGGAAGCTCCCCGCTCCAGGGCCTGGAGAACTGTCTCAGAGAGATACCTATGCTCAGGCCGCAGTCAGCCTCGTCCTGGTCCTCAGCAGGGGACAGGGGGTCCCAGAGAGTGGAGCCCAAGAATTGGACTGCAGACAAGGAAG GACTGAGAGGCGGGGCCTGTGAGCCAGCTCATCTGGGACAGAGTCCGGGGGAAGCACCCACCAGGAGCTTCCGGCTGGCCAGCCCCCAGGCGCTCACCTCCAGCAGCGTCCCCATCTGCTACCAGCGAGGGCTCAAAGACCATGGGGCCACCAGGCCGGGGCCGTGGAGGTGGCTCCAAGATG GCGCAGCCACGAAGCCCTCCCCACTCCACTGTCTGGAGAACTCTCTGAAGGGGATCTTGCCTGGGAGGCCCCTGCGCTTCGCCTGCTTggcaggccccagccccagccccagccccagccccagctccagcttcAGCAGCTCAGAAGGAGACGAGCTCTGGCAGCTGCTCCCTCAGG AGAGGGACCGTCTTCCTGGCTGCAAGGCTCCTGGCCCTCTGTCCCCGCGCCCAGGCGGCGCCCCCACCGGTAGCAGCCCTGGTGAAGGCCCAGGGAGAGCAGAGCCCGCGGACCACTGCAGGCTCAGTGCAG gaaaagcagaagagaagacAGGGGGCAGGTCCCAGTTGCCCTGGAGAGACGTGTACTCAGAAACCCCGGGCCGGCCTGGCCCCCTGGGCAGTGCTGGAGGAG GGGCAGCTGGGAACCCCTGCCTTGCTCCTCAGCCAGAGAAGAGGCCTGGTCCGGGGCCCTGCCAGCCTCTTGGATCAGCCCCTGGGCCCCTGTCCTGGAAGCCCAGGGTCAGTGAAGAATCCAGGGGCCCAGGGTCTGGAAATGGAAGACCAAGTGTTGCAG CTGGGACCCCTGGGAAGCCACTTCCCAGAGGCCTGCCTGAGCCGCCCCCTGCAGCTGCCATCCGTCCGGCTTTGCCGCAAGCGCCCCCCCAGCCGTGCCCCTGCGGAAGCTCTGTGCAGCCCGAGCTCCGCAGCCTTGGCGCCGCCCTCTCGGAGAAGCTGGATCGGCTCGCCGCGGCCCTGGCAGGCCTGTCTCAGGAAGTAGCCACCATGAGGACCCAGGTGGATCGGCTAGGGAGGCGCCCTCGGGGCCCTGGGCCAAAGTGCCAGGCTTCCTGGCCGTGGGCCCCCTCCCGGGGACCTCGCTGGGCCAATGGCCCTGCTCACAGACACCTCCCCTACTGGAGACAGAAGGGCCCCACCAGGCCGAAACCAAAGATCCTGCGTGGTCAGGCGGAAGGCGGCAGGGCTGGTGACGCCTTAGGCCTCTCCTGCCGAAGGTTCCGCCCGGTATCTCAGCTGCCTCCAGATGCCCCCACGGCAGAACCTTCTGGGCCCAACTCCAGCCCTTCCCAGCAGCCGCTCTCAGCACGCAGCTGCCGCGCCGTGGTGCCTGTGCATGCTTCCCTTGGACACACTGGGGGTCACCGgagtccccccaccccttcagTGCCTACTGCCTTACCCCCGCAGATGGCTTCTGCGGCCAGGGTAGATGCAGAGCCGCAGTTCGCAGCCGCGGTGCCGCCTGGGGCCGGCAGCCAGCCCAAGGATCCAAACAGCCTGATGGCGGGGGGCCAGGGAGCCCTTGAGGAGCAGCTGTGGTGTGGGGAACACAGGGTGCCGAGGTGGGGGGCCCCTAACCACCTTCTTCATCAGCTCAGTCCTGCTGAAGCTGTCCCGAGCCTGGCCACTTCTCCTAGGGGCTGTCCCGCGCCCTCACCCTGCTCCAGCCGAACCTTCCCCCCTTCCGGGCTGTGA